Proteins from a single region of Phycisphaeraceae bacterium D3-23:
- a CDS encoding endonuclease/exonuclease/phosphatase family protein, with the protein MSKTDPSCGLWGVRGGTLLNSQVRGVRAVGPGLLVAVAMAVCALGLLAGCHGTPVVQPVRLTVVAYNVEFGNRGTAEQVGEALIAYEPDVVAFNEVPGGDWVERAGVVLGMPYCYVGEISSANHKDKYKAVLSRTPLHDTGELVLEGPGWNPASAVRASTRVGGREVVVYALHVSGGAHGGQPRPGEQQSGDLARRAAEATPGALVILAGDFNDRLGEAHMDDCLAAGFRASWQDLGLDVSRASGLSTWNAAGGQRSGVIDHVLYRVPSAMRTVDGGIIALDPVLADHHPVWAEFEIEPTP; encoded by the coding sequence ATGTCGAAAACGGATCCATCCTGCGGGCTTTGGGGTGTGAGAGGCGGGACGCTGCTAAACAGCCAGGTGCGGGGTGTGCGGGCGGTTGGGCCCGGTCTGCTGGTGGCGGTGGCGATGGCGGTGTGTGCACTCGGGCTGTTGGCGGGGTGTCATGGGACGCCGGTGGTGCAGCCCGTGCGTTTGACGGTGGTGGCGTACAACGTCGAGTTTGGGAACCGCGGGACGGCGGAGCAGGTCGGCGAGGCGTTGATTGCGTACGAGCCGGACGTGGTCGCGTTCAACGAGGTGCCCGGCGGCGACTGGGTCGAGCGGGCGGGTGTGGTGCTAGGTATGCCGTACTGTTACGTGGGTGAGATTTCGTCGGCGAATCACAAGGACAAGTACAAGGCGGTGCTCAGCCGGACGCCGCTGCACGACACGGGCGAGCTGGTGCTGGAAGGGCCGGGGTGGAACCCGGCGAGCGCGGTGCGGGCGTCGACGCGGGTGGGGGGGCGTGAGGTGGTGGTGTATGCGCTGCATGTTTCGGGTGGGGCGCATGGGGGGCAGCCGCGGCCGGGCGAGCAGCAGTCGGGCGACCTGGCGCGGCGTGCGGCGGAAGCTACACCCGGGGCGCTGGTCATCCTGGCGGGGGATTTCAATGATCGGCTGGGCGAGGCGCACATGGATGATTGTTTGGCGGCGGGCTTCCGCGCGAGTTGGCAGGACCTCGGGCTGGACGTCTCTCGGGCGTCGGGGCTGAGCACGTGGAATGCGGCGGGCGGGCAGCGCAGCGGCGTGATCGACCACGTGCTGTACCGTGTGCCCTCGGCGATGCGTACGGTGGATGGGGGGATCATTGCGCTCGACCCGGTGCTGGCGGACCACCACCCGGTTTGGGCGGAGTTTGAGATCGAGCCCACCCCGTGA
- a CDS encoding serine hydrolase, whose product MRLTLNRRTNRAATLLILAGLAGAGNAAGEDWFAPVFADTHGRFGGVMDDPEAHRVQVLVSEVVEGEDGQATLRRHGYRADAEYFYPASSIKIAACVAALLEVQRWQEELGLDADVDTPLAFHGADGSVLEHDASNVVDGTVTVRHEIRKVCLVSDNPGFNRLFDLVGRDALNQTMWDAGLPSFRLRHQLIGGGPGERRGDPETTPRVELRTSGGGHTLPPRTAEIELPTQRPDDAYRFGEAYIAAGQRHDGPFDFTQRNEVALADLHDLLIMIARPDIGLGKPGLPLTDAHRALLVEAMSQDPLTSANPVYPSPPHEPGFAQSWPLAGVQRVVDGGAVTETQKGGLAYGFVIENAYYVDETTGRSFFLTATIYHNPNATFNDDTYGYDFSRQFLTDLGEAVARRLWGPAPDQHE is encoded by the coding sequence ATGCGCCTGACTCTGAATCGTCGTACAAACCGTGCCGCGACACTGCTGATCCTCGCCGGGCTGGCCGGGGCCGGGAACGCGGCCGGGGAGGACTGGTTCGCCCCCGTCTTCGCCGATACCCATGGCCGGTTCGGCGGGGTGATGGACGACCCCGAAGCGCACCGCGTCCAGGTGCTGGTGTCGGAAGTGGTTGAGGGGGAAGACGGTCAAGCGACGCTCCGCCGCCACGGCTACCGCGCCGACGCCGAGTACTTCTACCCCGCCAGCTCGATCAAGATCGCCGCGTGCGTCGCGGCGCTGCTCGAGGTGCAGCGCTGGCAGGAAGAGCTAGGGCTAGACGCGGACGTTGACACGCCATTGGCGTTCCACGGGGCCGACGGCTCGGTCCTGGAGCATGACGCCTCCAACGTTGTCGACGGCACCGTCACCGTCCGCCACGAGATCCGCAAGGTCTGCCTGGTCTCGGACAACCCGGGGTTCAACCGGCTGTTCGACCTGGTCGGCCGTGATGCGCTCAACCAGACGATGTGGGACGCCGGGCTGCCCAGCTTCCGCCTCCGACACCAGCTCATCGGCGGCGGCCCGGGCGAACGCCGCGGCGACCCGGAGACCACGCCCCGCGTCGAGCTGCGGACCAGCGGCGGCGGCCACACCCTCCCACCCCGTACCGCGGAGATCGAACTACCGACACAGCGGCCCGACGACGCCTACCGCTTCGGCGAGGCGTACATCGCAGCCGGCCAGCGCCACGACGGGCCGTTCGACTTCACCCAACGCAACGAAGTCGCGCTGGCCGACCTGCACGACCTGCTCATCATGATCGCCCGCCCCGACATCGGCCTGGGCAAGCCCGGCCTGCCGCTCACCGACGCCCACCGCGCCCTGCTCGTCGAGGCGATGAGCCAGGACCCGCTGACCTCGGCCAACCCGGTCTACCCCAGCCCGCCGCACGAGCCGGGCTTCGCACAGAGCTGGCCGCTCGCCGGTGTGCAGCGCGTCGTCGACGGCGGCGCGGTGACCGAGACGCAGAAGGGCGGGCTCGCCTACGGGTTCGTGATCGAGAACGCCTACTACGTCGACGAAACCACCGGCCGATCGTTCTTCCTGACCGCGACGATCTACCACAACCCCAACGCGACGTTCAACGACGATACCTACGGCTACGACTTCTCCCGGCAGTTCCTCACCGACCTGGGCGAGGCCGTGGCCCGGCGGCTCTGGGGCCCGGCGCCCGATCAGCACGAATAA
- a CDS encoding DUF262 domain-containing protein: protein MEARNRLLPDWLTKVRTRQIVLPRFQRFEAWSHGQVTGLLNNVLQELPAGAVLILEIGDKEPFHSRPVMGAPNRGDRITEHLLDGQQRITALWRSLHDQYDNRSYFVAFDEEQSEEVPYYIVSYGRWDKNGERYPLWLNSPPKVWAKNMIPVPLLRPDNEAESELDLWAESASDGDRETERRIIKQGNRLRQLFAKFNIPFLSLPSTTPNETALNVFIQMNTSASPLSAYDIVVAQVEAAAGMSLHELTDDLRKSAPAIEEYIEPADLMLAVSALLQDRVPNKSTYLSDGFSSHLVEVWDKTILGVKRAIAFLEEERIFDGKRLPTDVVLYPLSALWSQVPDGLDAEGEARTLIRRYLWRTFCTDRYERTSATRALTDFRQLSKLLSSPDSISPDVFDEQRHPLPTVEELVFSGWPVRKDRLARAILAVSLRAGGLDFADGSPASRSGLKKREYHHLFPNAWLARAGFQDDAIFRSLNCGLVSWRTNRNISDKAPARYLNERMEASSLGAEEIERRLESHLIPHKQIIKEQYEDFLVERGKLVLGHMKSLCSAGNT from the coding sequence ATGGAAGCAAGAAACCGACTTTTGCCAGACTGGTTAACAAAGGTCAGAACAAGACAGATTGTCTTGCCTCGATTTCAGCGATTTGAGGCGTGGTCTCACGGGCAAGTTACTGGATTGCTAAACAACGTACTGCAAGAACTTCCCGCCGGTGCAGTTCTCATTCTGGAAATTGGGGACAAGGAGCCATTCCATTCTCGCCCAGTTATGGGTGCACCCAATAGGGGTGATCGAATTACAGAGCACCTACTGGATGGCCAACAAAGAATCACGGCGTTGTGGCGTAGCTTGCACGACCAATACGACAACCGTTCATATTTCGTAGCTTTCGACGAAGAGCAATCTGAAGAGGTTCCGTACTACATTGTTTCGTATGGACGGTGGGATAAAAACGGCGAACGCTATCCACTTTGGCTAAACTCACCTCCCAAGGTATGGGCGAAGAACATGATTCCCGTTCCGCTTCTGCGGCCGGATAATGAAGCGGAGTCGGAACTCGACCTGTGGGCTGAATCCGCATCTGATGGAGATAGAGAAACAGAGCGGCGAATCATCAAACAGGGGAACCGCCTCCGTCAGCTCTTTGCCAAATTTAACATACCTTTTTTGTCCCTACCGAGTACAACGCCGAACGAAACGGCGTTGAATGTCTTCATTCAAATGAACACTTCGGCTTCGCCCTTGTCTGCTTACGACATCGTTGTTGCACAGGTAGAAGCTGCTGCTGGAATGTCACTCCACGAGTTAACTGATGATCTGCGTAAGTCTGCCCCGGCTATCGAAGAATACATTGAACCAGCCGATTTGATGCTAGCCGTTAGTGCCCTGCTGCAAGATAGAGTCCCAAACAAAAGTACCTACCTCAGCGATGGGTTTAGCAGCCATCTTGTGGAGGTATGGGATAAAACTATTCTGGGAGTAAAACGGGCAATCGCATTTCTTGAAGAAGAGCGTATTTTCGATGGAAAACGCCTTCCTACAGATGTGGTGCTCTACCCGCTTTCTGCCCTCTGGTCGCAAGTCCCTGATGGCCTTGATGCAGAAGGAGAAGCACGAACTCTTATACGTCGGTACTTGTGGCGAACTTTCTGCACTGATAGGTATGAACGAACCTCTGCCACACGCGCATTGACAGACTTTCGTCAGTTATCGAAGTTACTTTCGTCACCAGATTCTATATCCCCGGATGTCTTTGATGAGCAGCGCCATCCGCTACCCACAGTCGAAGAGCTAGTGTTTTCTGGATGGCCTGTTAGAAAAGATAGACTCGCTCGGGCCATATTGGCTGTCTCTCTTAGAGCGGGTGGCTTAGATTTCGCTGACGGTAGTCCCGCATCAAGAAGTGGACTAAAGAAACGAGAGTACCATCACCTGTTTCCCAATGCATGGCTTGCCAGAGCCGGCTTTCAAGACGATGCGATTTTTCGTTCGTTAAACTGCGGTCTAGTTAGCTGGAGAACCAACCGCAATATCTCAGACAAGGCACCAGCAAGATACTTGAACGAGAGAATGGAAGCGTCCAGTTTGGGTGCTGAAGAAATCGAGCGCCGCCTCGAATCTCATTTGATCCCACACAAGCAAATCATTAAAGAACAGTATGAAGATTTTCTTGTAGAAAGGGGAAAGTTGGTTCTTGGTCACATGAAGTCACTGTGTTCGGCAGGCAACACGTAG
- a CDS encoding DUF2200 domain-containing protein — protein sequence MKQPPPASIERAKQMTFADIYPLYLARVEKNGKTEQDLQKIIHWLTGYTAKKQQALIKDEATFDTFVKKAKFHPNAHLITGTVCGYRVEDIEDPFMRQLRQLEKLIDELARGKKMESILRSE from the coding sequence ATGAAACAGCCGCCCCCCGCCAGCATCGAACGCGCCAAGCAGATGACCTTCGCCGACATCTACCCGCTCTACCTCGCCCGGGTCGAGAAGAACGGCAAGACCGAGCAGGACCTGCAAAAGATCATCCACTGGCTCACCGGCTACACCGCGAAGAAGCAGCAGGCCCTCATCAAAGACGAGGCCACCTTCGACACCTTCGTCAAGAAGGCCAAGTTCCACCCCAACGCCCACCTCATCACCGGCACCGTCTGCGGCTACCGCGTCGAAGACATCGAAGACCCCTTCATGCGACAGCTCCGACAACTCGAAAAACTCATCGACGAGCTCGCCCGCGGCAAGAAGATGGAGAGCATCCTGCGGAGTGAGTGA